The following proteins are encoded in a genomic region of Sesamum indicum cultivar Zhongzhi No. 13 linkage group LG8, S_indicum_v1.0, whole genome shotgun sequence:
- the LOC105167579 gene encoding LOW QUALITY PROTEIN: brix domain-containing protein ZK795.3-like (The sequence of the model RefSeq protein was modified relative to this genomic sequence to represent the inferred CDS: substituted 1 base at 1 genomic stop codon), translating into MTSRTKRLLELCLRHPHLILDNISSKLGQRSANIFKYLFRVPKPDTKCIATFAXQSYYISFRHHIYEKCGDGNPKSIELKEIGPRFDLWLYQIKLGTMDQDEAQTEWVIRPYMNTTKKASFLGIESSFKNLLLLTFPFW; encoded by the exons ATGACATCAAGGACAAAAAGGTTATTGGAGCTATGCCTGAGGCACCCACATTTGATCCTTGACAACATTTCCTCTAAG CTTGGTCAAAGAAGTGCAAACATTTTTAAGTATCTCTTTCGAGTGCCCAAGCCAGATACAAAGTGCATAGCCACTTTTGCTTAACAGTCgtattatatttcattcaG GCATCATATCTATGAGAAATGCGGAG ACGGCAA TCCCAAATCAATTGAACTGAAAGAAATTGGCCCTCGATTTGATTTGTGGCTCTACCAG ATCAAACTGGGAACAATGGATCAAGATGAAGCTCAAACTGAATGGGTCATCAGACCTTACAtgaacacaacaaaaaaagcaAGTTTCTTGGGGATTGAGAGCAGCTTCAAGAATTTGCTTCTTTTGACTTTCCCTTTCTGGTGA
- the LOC105167580 gene encoding 3-ketodihydrosphingosine reductase produces the protein MRSMASSASPKGIAAIVGVGPKLGRSIARKFAHEGYTVAILARDLGRLSRFADEIAREEKAQVFAIRIDCSESRSIKEAFEGVLSLGFVEVLVYNAHHPPSWSPTSFADIRLEHFEKSLAVAAVGAFHCAQQVLPGMVERGRGTILFTGCSASLNGIPGFSDICCGKFAMRALSQCLASEFQPLGVHVAHVIIDGIIGTPRWITASTSQQRCSSSSSAGEGQHGRRGDGWMDPDAVAQTYWLLHVQDRSAWTQEIDVRPSSSSSPF, from the exons ATGCGCAGCATGGCGAGCTCCGCCTCGCCCAAAGGCATCGCCGCCATTGTCGGCGTCGGCCCCAAGCTCGGCCGCTCCATCGCCCGCAAATTCGCGCACGAAGGCTACACCGTCGCCATCCTCGCTCGCGACCTAG GTAGGTTATCGAGATTTGCGGATGAGATCGCACGAGAAGAGAAAGCCCAAGTATTCGCGATCCGGATCGACTGCTCCGAATCCCGGAGCATCAAGGAGGCGTTCGAGGGGGTTCTCTCTCTCGGCTTCGTCGAGGTTCTAGTCTACAACGCCCACCACCCGCCGTCATGGAGCCCCACCAGCTTCGCCGACATCCGCCTCGAGCATTTCGAGAAGTCCCTCGCCGTCGCGGCCGTCGGCGCCTTCCACTGCGCACAACAG GTGCTTCCAGGGATGGTGGAGAGAGGGAGGGGGACGATTCTCTTCACGGGCTGCTCTGCCTCGCTTAACGGCATTCCGGGGTTTTCCGACATCT GTTGCGGGAAGTTCGCAATGAGAGCATTATCACAATGCCTGGCGAGTGAGTTCCAGCCTCTGGGAGTACACGTGGCGCATGTCATCATCGACGGCATCATCGGCACACCTAG GTGGATTACAGCATCAACTTCACAGCAAAgatgttcttcttcttcttcagctgGGGAAGGACAGCACGGCAGAAGAGGGGACGGGTGGATGGACCCGGACGCGGTGGCTCAGACTTATTGGCTTCTGCACGTCCAGGACCGGTCGGCCTGGACTCAGGAGATCGATGTTCGCCccagcagcagcagctcccccttttga